A part of Gemmatimonas groenlandica genomic DNA contains:
- a CDS encoding MOSC domain-containing protein, whose translation MNAHATADTTVRVAALFVHPLKSAAGIRVQELTLDERGAVGDRRWILADSNGAMITARETHRLVLIRPSFLTDDRHGGIRLTAPGLPPLDVPTEWINRAARTQTVRVWDDDVVAHDVGDIAAAWCSAAAGRACRLLRLADVDRRPLAPRFAGTIDAHARYVAMSDGAPLLLLGMASIDALNARLLESGHADVMDLRRFRANVLVAGTRPHDEDTWRDIRIGDVSLSVVSACTRCVLTTVDPDSAESGHEPLRAFAQYRRADGGVIFGMNTTHRAAGVIRIGDELQVLSLR comes from the coding sequence GTGAACGCACACGCAACCGCGGACACCACCGTGCGCGTCGCTGCGCTCTTCGTTCATCCGCTCAAATCGGCAGCGGGTATTCGCGTGCAGGAGCTTACGCTGGACGAACGCGGCGCGGTTGGCGATCGCCGATGGATCTTGGCCGACTCCAACGGCGCGATGATCACCGCGCGCGAGACGCACCGCCTCGTGCTGATTCGCCCGTCGTTCCTCACGGACGATCGCCACGGTGGCATCCGGCTCACGGCCCCCGGTTTGCCACCGCTGGATGTGCCGACCGAGTGGATAAATCGCGCTGCGCGGACCCAGACCGTGCGCGTGTGGGATGACGACGTCGTCGCGCATGACGTCGGGGACATCGCCGCCGCCTGGTGCTCCGCGGCGGCCGGACGCGCCTGCCGGCTGCTGCGACTGGCTGACGTGGATCGCCGACCGCTCGCGCCGCGCTTTGCGGGAACGATCGACGCGCACGCCCGCTACGTGGCCATGTCGGACGGTGCGCCGCTGCTGTTGCTTGGTATGGCCAGCATCGACGCCCTCAATGCGCGTCTGCTCGAGAGCGGCCACGCTGATGTGATGGATCTTCGTCGGTTCCGCGCCAATGTGCTCGTGGCCGGCACGCGGCCACACGACGAAGACACGTGGCGCGATATCCGGATTGGCGACGTGTCACTGAGCGTAGTCTCGGCCTGCACGCGCTGCGTGCTCACGACCGTCGATCCCGACTCGGCCGAGAGCGGTCATGAGCCGCTGCGTGCGTTCGCACAGTATCGTCGCGCCGACGGCGGTGTCATTTTCGGCATGAACACGACGCATCGCGCCGCCGGCGTGATCCGCATTGGCGACGAACTGCAGGTGCTCAGTCTTCGCTAG
- a CDS encoding alpha/beta fold hydrolase — MAALRASLRYFGMANDIPVGIRIIRGANRTLGRVAPSLASRLSRRIFSTPRKFTPREWEAPFEALARRERLPSGLSVLRAGDGPPVALIHGWEGRATQFAAMAPALLACGFSVVAIDAPGHGHSRGKESDPYRFAEALIDVSATFGPLHAAVGHSMGGGSIALALSSGLSLSRAALIASPSSLHDVLHRFSAAMHLPPKATEHFVRDARRRITARGYRTDDIEGALRAVTAPALVIHALDDKEVPFADAERIAGFWLGSTLLRVEHVGHRRILRDPITIAAVAEYFSAGVASED, encoded by the coding sequence GTGGCCGCCCTTCGTGCATCGCTGCGATACTTCGGTATGGCCAACGACATCCCCGTCGGCATCCGCATCATCCGCGGAGCGAACCGCACGCTCGGGCGCGTCGCGCCCTCGCTGGCGTCGCGCCTGAGTCGCCGGATCTTCTCCACGCCGCGCAAGTTCACGCCCCGCGAGTGGGAGGCGCCCTTCGAAGCGTTGGCGCGACGGGAACGCCTTCCCAGCGGGCTGTCGGTGCTCCGGGCGGGTGATGGTCCACCGGTGGCGCTGATTCACGGCTGGGAAGGACGCGCCACGCAATTCGCCGCGATGGCCCCTGCCCTGCTCGCCTGCGGATTCAGTGTGGTCGCGATCGATGCGCCTGGGCACGGGCATTCGCGTGGAAAAGAGTCTGATCCGTACCGGTTCGCCGAGGCCTTGATCGATGTCAGTGCGACATTCGGTCCCCTGCATGCGGCCGTCGGTCATTCCATGGGTGGCGGGAGTATCGCGCTGGCGCTCTCGTCCGGGCTGTCGTTGTCGCGGGCGGCGCTGATCGCCAGCCCGTCCTCATTGCACGACGTGCTGCACCGGTTTTCCGCCGCGATGCACCTGCCGCCAAAGGCGACCGAGCACTTCGTGCGCGACGCCCGGCGCCGCATCACGGCGCGCGGCTATCGCACCGACGATATCGAAGGCGCCCTGCGCGCGGTGACCGCACCGGCGCTGGTCATTCATGCGCTCGACGACAAGGAAGTGCCCTTCGCGGACGCCGAACGGATTGCGGGATTCTGGCTTGGCTCCACACTCCTGCGCGTGGAGCACGTTGGACACCGACGGATTCTGCGCGACCCGATCACGATTGCCGCCGTAGCCGAGTACTTCTCGGCAGGCGTTGCTAGCGAAGACTGA
- a CDS encoding M16 family metallopeptidase, with the protein MTLRYRVGFFTAACLLALGTSVGLASAQKAPTIPYEKFTLPNGLEVILHVDRSVPIVAVENFYKVGSGDEKRGRTGFAHLFEHVMFMGSQNVPVGKFDEWLEAAGASNNGSTNFDRTNYYETGPSNALPLMLWLDADRMGWLLPTMDKEKLDLQRDVVKNERRQSYDNVPYGRAYETILPVMFPSNHPYSWPVIGSLADLSAASVTDVSDFFRQYYAPNNATITIAGDFNADSAKTWVRKYFGNVPRNAEIARPVVPAVALKKDTVMMMEDRVQLPRAYYVWHSVKAFSPDDAALDALTDIIAGGKSSRLYRTLVYEKQIAQDVSMGNSSSKLDGMIMLTATAKPGVHPRELDVEIAKAIADVAARGVTERELIRVKNGMRASTIDRLSSVLGKATQLSYYNYFTGTPDYMAKDLERYESLTLADIQRVAKQYVAGQPKIVLTVVPEGKKELALIAGDLR; encoded by the coding sequence ATGACCCTGCGGTATCGCGTCGGTTTCTTCACGGCAGCCTGTCTGCTGGCGCTCGGAACCTCCGTTGGCCTCGCCTCCGCGCAAAAGGCGCCGACGATTCCCTACGAGAAGTTCACCCTGCCCAACGGACTCGAAGTGATCCTGCACGTGGATCGCTCGGTCCCGATCGTGGCCGTGGAGAACTTCTACAAGGTCGGCTCTGGCGACGAGAAGCGAGGCCGCACCGGCTTCGCACACCTGTTCGAGCATGTGATGTTCATGGGCTCGCAGAACGTGCCCGTCGGCAAGTTCGACGAATGGCTCGAAGCGGCCGGCGCCAGCAACAACGGCTCGACCAACTTCGATCGCACGAACTACTACGAAACCGGTCCGTCGAACGCCCTGCCCCTCATGCTCTGGCTCGACGCCGATCGCATGGGATGGCTGCTGCCGACCATGGACAAGGAAAAGCTCGACCTGCAGCGCGACGTGGTGAAGAACGAGCGGCGGCAGAGCTACGACAATGTGCCGTACGGACGCGCCTACGAAACGATCCTGCCGGTAATGTTTCCGTCGAATCATCCGTACTCTTGGCCGGTGATCGGTTCGCTGGCCGACCTGAGCGCCGCGTCGGTCACCGACGTGAGCGATTTCTTCCGTCAGTACTACGCGCCCAACAACGCCACGATCACCATCGCCGGTGACTTCAACGCCGACTCAGCCAAGACCTGGGTGCGCAAGTATTTCGGCAACGTCCCGCGGAACGCTGAGATTGCGCGACCGGTCGTACCCGCGGTGGCGCTGAAGAAGGATACCGTGATGATGATGGAAGACCGTGTGCAGTTGCCGCGTGCGTACTATGTGTGGCACAGCGTGAAGGCGTTCAGCCCCGACGATGCCGCGCTCGATGCGCTCACCGACATCATTGCCGGTGGCAAGAGCTCGCGTCTGTACCGTACGCTCGTGTACGAGAAGCAGATCGCGCAAGACGTCAGTATGGGCAACAGCTCGAGCAAGCTCGATGGCATGATCATGCTGACGGCGACCGCCAAGCCCGGCGTGCATCCGCGTGAGCTCGACGTCGAGATCGCGAAGGCGATCGCGGACGTGGCCGCACGTGGCGTGACCGAACGCGAGTTGATTCGCGTGAAGAACGGCATGCGCGCCAGCACCATCGACCGCTTGTCGAGCGTCCTCGGCAAGGCGACGCAGCTCAGTTACTACAACTACTTCACGGGCACGCCCGACTACATGGCCAAGGACCTCGAGCGCTACGAGTCGCTGACACTCGCTGACATCCAGCGCGTGGCGAAGCAGTACGTGGCCGGCCAGCCGAAGATCGTGCTCACGGTGGTGCCGGAAGGCAAGAAGGAACTCGCGTTGATCGCAGGAGACCTCCGCTGA
- a CDS encoding type II secretion system protein, with protein MTHRAPLRHRLGFTMIEVLLVVGVAAIMFAMVVPRMTTIKSSTSMRAARQELTAVFAAARAAALQKGKTSTLTIDGSSARVSVLSGLNGTVVNVFGPIKLDTEFGVALTALSGSPVTLNFDARGMLTPTPVSTLKYKLSMSSSSDTLCISPAGIIMPKGCQL; from the coding sequence ATGACCCATCGCGCTCCGCTTCGCCATCGGCTGGGCTTCACCATGATCGAGGTGCTCCTCGTCGTGGGAGTAGCCGCCATCATGTTCGCGATGGTCGTGCCCCGCATGACGACCATCAAATCCAGCACGTCGATGCGCGCGGCCCGCCAAGAGCTTACCGCCGTCTTCGCCGCCGCCCGCGCCGCCGCCCTGCAAAAGGGGAAGACGTCGACACTGACGATCGACGGGTCGTCGGCCCGCGTTTCGGTGCTCAGTGGGCTGAACGGCACAGTGGTCAATGTCTTCGGGCCGATCAAGCTCGATACCGAGTTCGGCGTTGCGCTGACGGCGCTGTCCGGCTCTCCGGTCACGCTCAACTTCGATGCGCGCGGCATGCTCACGCCGACGCCTGTGTCGACTCTCAAGTACAAGCTCAGCATGTCGTCATCGTCGGACACGCTGTGCATCAGTCCGGCCGGCATCATCATGCCTAAGGGGTGTCAGCTATGA
- the uvrA gene encoding excinuclease ABC subunit UvrA, with protein sequence MKDRIRIRGARQHNLKGFDLDIPRRAITVVTGVSGSGKSSLAFDTIYAEGQRRYVESLSAYARQFLERMEKPAVDSIEGLSPAVAIEQKNPTRTSRSTVGTATEIYDYLRLLWARVGRTYCRVCGRELRPDTVQTVTDAVMALPEGTRFMVACPLIRSSEVTHAVIAENLRARGLVRVALGERIVHLDDVDAEGVDLAAAGDVQIVIDRLRVEASARGRIADAVQTSFNEGDGDTVLLFPEPVLPPEALRASTGNKPVSRLAFTERFECPNDGTRAPTPTPQLFSFNNPRGACPTCNGFGATLDYDEALIVPNQERSVREGAIDPWTAPRYEKQRRTVVEFARALGVSPDAAWKTLPAKAREQLLRAKSRAYTGIFPFLEALEEKRYKQYIRIFLRKYQSARACRDCGGSKLQPDAMAVRIQDRTIADVTQLPVRDLHTWLDTLSLTPSETQIAEAVLREARSRTRFLSDVGLTYLTLDRATRTLSGGEAQRITLSNALGAALVDATYVLDEPSIGLHPRDLDKLLALLMRLRDHGNTVIMVEHDLEAMRIADYMVELGPHAGEHGGEVVFAGPIADITNSPLTGQYLTGARTIPLPAKRRAVGPRWLDLKGASANNVNHVDVRFPLGAMTVVTGVSGSGKSTLVHDILFHAVEARLHGEHSAKEHLGETVGTFTSLSGAEFLDDVVLVDQSPIGKSPRSNPVTYVKAYDEVRKLFAEMPLSKTRGYGPGHFSFNVAGGRCEQCEGAGAIEVEMVFMADVFVPCDACGGKRFKPDVLEVRVRGRNIADVLELTVDEAIKFFPREDKLAQALWHVQQVGLGYLRLGQPATTLSGGEAQRLKIARELALTARGGARKLYVLDEPTTGLHLEDIRKLAQVFERLLDQGHTLVLIEHNLDVIKLADWIVDMGPDGGDGGGHLVAMGRPEEIVQVAASHTGRWLKTVLPA encoded by the coding sequence ATGAAGGATCGCATTCGCATTCGTGGCGCCCGCCAGCACAACCTGAAGGGCTTCGACCTTGATATCCCACGTCGGGCCATCACGGTCGTGACCGGGGTGTCGGGTTCAGGGAAATCATCGCTCGCCTTCGATACCATTTACGCCGAAGGCCAACGGCGCTACGTCGAGTCGCTGTCGGCCTACGCGCGTCAGTTTCTGGAGCGGATGGAGAAGCCGGCGGTCGATTCGATCGAGGGGCTGTCGCCGGCCGTGGCCATCGAGCAGAAGAATCCCACGCGGACGTCGCGGTCGACGGTCGGTACGGCCACCGAGATCTACGACTATTTGCGACTGCTGTGGGCGCGGGTGGGGCGGACCTACTGCCGCGTGTGCGGTCGTGAGCTGCGTCCCGATACCGTGCAGACCGTGACCGATGCGGTGATGGCGCTGCCCGAGGGCACGCGCTTCATGGTGGCGTGCCCGTTGATTCGGTCCAGCGAAGTCACGCACGCGGTCATCGCGGAAAATCTACGCGCGCGCGGTCTGGTGCGCGTCGCGTTGGGTGAGCGCATCGTGCACTTGGATGACGTCGACGCCGAAGGCGTAGATCTCGCCGCCGCCGGCGATGTCCAGATCGTGATCGACCGGTTGCGCGTGGAGGCCTCGGCCCGCGGGCGCATCGCCGATGCGGTGCAGACGTCGTTCAACGAGGGCGACGGCGATACCGTGCTCCTGTTCCCCGAGCCGGTGCTGCCCCCCGAGGCGTTGCGCGCGAGTACCGGCAACAAACCCGTATCGCGCTTGGCGTTCACCGAGCGGTTCGAGTGCCCCAACGACGGCACGCGCGCCCCCACGCCCACGCCCCAGCTGTTCTCGTTCAACAATCCGCGCGGCGCCTGCCCCACCTGCAACGGGTTCGGGGCGACACTGGACTACGACGAAGCGCTGATCGTGCCGAACCAGGAACGCTCGGTGCGTGAGGGCGCCATCGACCCATGGACCGCCCCGCGCTACGAGAAGCAGCGACGCACGGTCGTGGAGTTCGCGCGCGCGCTCGGCGTGTCCCCTGATGCCGCGTGGAAGACGCTGCCGGCGAAAGCCCGCGAGCAGTTGCTGCGTGCCAAGTCACGCGCGTACACGGGCATCTTTCCGTTTCTCGAGGCGCTCGAAGAGAAGCGCTACAAGCAGTACATCCGCATCTTCCTGCGGAAGTATCAAAGCGCGCGCGCCTGCCGCGATTGCGGCGGCAGTAAGCTGCAGCCCGATGCGATGGCGGTGCGCATTCAGGATCGCACGATCGCCGATGTCACACAGCTGCCGGTGCGCGATCTGCACACGTGGCTCGATACGCTGTCGCTGACGCCCAGCGAAACGCAGATCGCCGAGGCCGTGCTGCGCGAGGCGCGAAGTCGCACGCGTTTTCTGTCGGATGTCGGCCTTACATACCTCACGCTCGACCGCGCCACGCGCACGTTGTCGGGTGGCGAGGCACAACGCATCACGCTGTCGAATGCGCTGGGCGCCGCGCTCGTCGACGCCACGTATGTACTCGATGAACCCAGCATCGGGCTACATCCGCGCGACCTCGACAAACTGCTTGCGCTCCTGATGCGCCTCCGCGATCACGGCAACACCGTGATCATGGTGGAGCACGATCTCGAAGCGATGCGCATTGCCGACTATATGGTGGAGCTGGGTCCGCACGCCGGTGAGCACGGCGGTGAGGTCGTGTTCGCCGGACCGATCGCCGATATCACCAACAGCCCGCTTACCGGGCAGTATCTGACGGGCGCGCGCACGATTCCGCTACCTGCGAAGCGGCGGGCGGTGGGGCCGCGCTGGCTCGACCTCAAGGGCGCGAGTGCGAACAATGTGAACCACGTGGACGTGCGCTTTCCGTTGGGCGCGATGACGGTGGTGACCGGCGTCTCGGGCTCGGGCAAGAGCACGTTGGTCCACGACATTCTCTTTCATGCGGTCGAAGCACGTCTGCACGGCGAGCATTCGGCCAAAGAGCACCTGGGCGAGACCGTGGGCACGTTCACATCGTTGTCGGGCGCGGAGTTCCTCGATGACGTGGTGCTGGTGGATCAGAGCCCGATCGGCAAGTCGCCGCGATCGAACCCCGTGACGTACGTGAAGGCGTACGACGAAGTGCGAAAGCTGTTTGCCGAGATGCCGCTGTCAAAAACGCGCGGGTACGGGCCGGGGCACTTTTCGTTCAACGTTGCCGGTGGCCGCTGTGAGCAGTGCGAAGGCGCCGGGGCGATCGAAGTGGAGATGGTGTTCATGGCCGACGTCTTCGTGCCATGCGACGCGTGCGGCGGCAAGCGCTTCAAGCCCGATGTGCTGGAGGTGCGGGTGCGTGGTCGCAACATCGCCGACGTGCTCGAACTGACGGTGGATGAGGCGATCAAGTTCTTCCCGCGCGAGGACAAGCTGGCTCAGGCGCTCTGGCATGTGCAGCAAGTGGGGTTGGGCTATCTACGTCTGGGGCAGCCAGCCACCACGCTGTCGGGGGGCGAGGCGCAGCGTCTCAAGATCGCCCGTGAGCTCGCTCTGACGGCGCGCGGCGGCGCCCGGAAGCTGTACGTGCTGGACGAACCGACTACGGGCTTGCACCTCGAGGACATCCGGAAGCTGGCCCAAGTGTTCGAGCGCCTGCTCGATCAGGGGCACACGTTGGTCCTCATCGAGCACAACCTCGACGTGATCAAACTGGCCGACTGGATCGTGGACATGGGCCCGGACGGCGGCGACGGCGGCGGGCATTTGGTGGCGATGGGGCGACCGGAGGAGATCGTCCAGGTCGCCGCGTCGCACACCGGTCGGTGGCTCAAGACGGTGCTGCCCGCTTGA
- a CDS encoding type IV pilus modification PilV family protein has product MKQPAVVKPRRTRDGVTLVEILVAVLMLTVAVGGLLSSSAAVANQMGGGVRQTVAAGVAQARLDSLTSLSCAQLAAGAATGYSSTRGVKESWTVTDGRNIKTIAVNIQIPRRTKTLVYSMVIPCRD; this is encoded by the coding sequence ATGAAACAGCCTGCTGTCGTGAAGCCTCGCCGCACACGTGACGGCGTGACGCTGGTCGAGATCCTGGTGGCCGTCCTCATGCTCACCGTGGCCGTCGGTGGGCTCCTGAGCAGCTCGGCCGCCGTAGCCAATCAGATGGGCGGCGGTGTGCGACAGACCGTCGCGGCGGGCGTGGCGCAGGCGCGCCTCGACTCGCTCACCAGCCTCTCCTGCGCCCAGCTCGCGGCGGGGGCAGCGACCGGCTACAGCTCCACGCGCGGCGTGAAAGAGTCATGGACCGTGACCGACGGCCGCAACATCAAGACCATCGCCGTGAACATCCAGATCCCCCGTCGCACGAAGACTCTCGTTTACTCGATGGTGATTCCATGCCGCGATTGA
- a CDS encoding M16 family metallopeptidase: MRRTLMVLASLASAPVMLSAQAVLAQPASTTPPKLTAPKPLTLPTITERVLPNGLRLVIVEQHEIPVVDASLVIRTGAEADPKGKAGLATLTANLLDEGAGTRDALGLAEQIGFLAIGLRTSAGFEQSTIAMHSTKATLDSAMGLMADVALRPTFADKEFLRLKSERTTGLLQEQDRGPAMADRAFAALVYGEAHPYGQSTIGTKESTESLSREDVQTFWKTWYRPNNATLVIVGDLSVAEAESLARRAFGAWTRGALPTLPAKSAPASAGGKATTIFIVDKPKAAQSSFRLGGLGVARSTPDYYPLMVVNTALGGSFTSRLNNTLREKKGYTYGAGSSFTMRKEAGPFRANAEVVSAKTDSALIEFMRELKAIRDPLPAEELAKAKRYLQLGYAENFESTGDIAAQLSQLIPYGLPLTTLSAFNAGIGAVTVQSAQRVANKYLDPSKLTIVIAGDRATIEPTLKATGIAPVEVRDSRGRPVITP, from the coding sequence ATGCGCCGCACACTGATGGTTCTCGCGTCGCTGGCGTCAGCGCCGGTGATGCTTTCCGCGCAGGCCGTGCTGGCGCAACCGGCATCGACCACGCCGCCCAAGCTGACCGCGCCGAAGCCGCTCACGCTGCCCACGATTACCGAGCGCGTGTTGCCCAACGGACTCAGGCTGGTGATCGTCGAGCAGCACGAGATTCCGGTGGTGGACGCGTCGCTCGTGATTCGCACTGGCGCCGAGGCCGACCCCAAGGGCAAGGCCGGACTGGCTACGCTCACTGCGAACCTGCTCGACGAAGGGGCCGGTACGCGTGATGCGCTCGGACTGGCCGAGCAGATCGGATTTCTGGCGATCGGCCTGCGCACCAGCGCCGGCTTCGAGCAGAGCACGATCGCGATGCATTCTACCAAGGCGACGCTCGACAGTGCGATGGGGCTCATGGCCGACGTCGCGCTGCGTCCCACATTCGCCGACAAGGAATTCCTCCGCCTCAAGAGCGAGCGCACCACCGGCTTGCTGCAGGAACAGGATCGTGGACCGGCCATGGCCGATCGCGCCTTCGCGGCGTTGGTGTACGGCGAGGCGCACCCCTACGGCCAAAGCACTATCGGCACCAAGGAGAGCACCGAGAGCCTCAGCCGCGAAGACGTACAGACGTTCTGGAAAACGTGGTACCGCCCGAACAACGCGACGCTGGTGATCGTCGGTGATTTGTCCGTGGCCGAGGCGGAATCGCTGGCGCGTCGCGCGTTCGGCGCGTGGACACGTGGCGCGCTACCGACGCTCCCGGCGAAGTCGGCACCGGCCAGTGCTGGTGGAAAGGCCACGACCATCTTCATCGTGGACAAGCCCAAAGCTGCGCAGTCGAGCTTTCGTCTCGGCGGACTTGGCGTCGCGCGCAGCACGCCGGACTACTACCCCCTCATGGTGGTGAACACGGCGCTGGGCGGTTCGTTCACCTCGCGCCTGAACAACACGCTGCGTGAGAAGAAAGGCTATACCTACGGTGCTGGCTCGAGCTTCACCATGCGCAAAGAGGCCGGTCCGTTCCGCGCCAACGCGGAAGTGGTATCGGCCAAGACCGATTCCGCGCTCATCGAGTTCATGCGTGAACTCAAGGCGATTCGTGATCCGCTGCCGGCCGAAGAACTCGCCAAGGCGAAGCGTTACCTGCAGCTCGGGTACGCCGAGAACTTCGAATCCACCGGTGACATCGCGGCGCAGCTCTCGCAGCTGATTCCGTATGGCTTGCCACTCACGACGCTCAGCGCCTTCAACGCCGGCATCGGCGCGGTCACCGTGCAGTCAGCACAGCGCGTCGCCAACAAGTACCTCGACCCTTCCAAACTCACTATCGTGATTGCCGGCGATCGCGCGACTATCGAACCCACGCTCAAGGCCACCGGCATCGCGCCGGTCGAAGTGCGTGACTCACGTGGCCGTCCGGTAATCACGCCGTGA
- a CDS encoding prepilin-type N-terminal cleavage/methylation domain-containing protein — protein sequence MPRLTSVRRRGFTMVEMLVTMTILSVIGIIVSRLMMGQQRFYQRTNEQMGMRRELRSAMNLVPADLRSISSSGGDLTTFNSNSLTFRAVLGASAVCARPSNSALDLPPLNMARNTVTSWYTTPQAGDTVWAFNDSLSRGAEDDVWVPLRITAVSQSAVLCPLSPFIDAILDVGKPRFRVTVTPNLPDSIKVGSALRFTRSARFQLTAQSSGRYYLTRAEYVGGAWQGATAVSGPYEAPSGSNGGIRFTYFDSLGLAVTNPALGRDVARIDMILRAKGANSSGGVGSSSTSNTDSLAFRIALRNRQ from the coding sequence ATGCCGCGATTGACCTCCGTGCGCCGCCGGGGCTTCACCATGGTCGAGATGCTGGTCACCATGACCATCCTCTCGGTCATCGGCATCATCGTGTCTCGTCTCATGATGGGACAACAGCGCTTCTATCAGCGCACCAACGAACAGATGGGGATGCGACGCGAGCTGCGTTCAGCGATGAATCTGGTGCCGGCCGACCTGCGCTCGATCTCCTCCTCGGGTGGCGACCTCACGACCTTCAATTCCAACTCCCTCACGTTTCGCGCCGTGCTGGGGGCTTCGGCCGTCTGCGCGCGACCGTCGAACAGTGCACTAGACCTGCCTCCATTGAACATGGCGCGCAACACCGTGACCAGCTGGTACACCACCCCGCAGGCGGGTGACACGGTGTGGGCGTTCAACGACAGCTTGTCACGCGGTGCCGAAGACGACGTCTGGGTGCCGCTGCGGATCACCGCCGTGTCACAGAGCGCGGTGCTCTGTCCGCTCTCGCCGTTCATCGACGCCATCCTCGACGTCGGGAAACCGCGATTTCGCGTGACCGTGACGCCCAATCTGCCCGATTCAATCAAGGTGGGCTCGGCACTGCGCTTTACGCGCAGCGCGCGCTTTCAACTCACCGCGCAGAGTAGCGGGCGGTACTACCTCACGCGCGCCGAGTACGTGGGCGGTGCATGGCAGGGGGCGACGGCCGTGAGCGGTCCGTACGAGGCGCCGAGCGGCTCGAATGGGGGCATTCGTTTCACCTACTTCGACAGCCTGGGCCTCGCCGTCACCAACCCCGCGTTGGGTCGCGACGTAGCTCGCATCGACATGATCCTGCGCGCCAAGGGGGCGAACAGCTCCGGCGGCGTGGGCAGCAGCAGCACGAGCAATACCGATTCACTGGCCTTTCGTATCGCCCTGAGGAACCGTCAATGA
- a CDS encoding APC family permease produces the protein MDIHAPQPVGYAARLGLFSGTMLVVGGIIGSGIFLSPSVVAQRVGTAPLTLAAWGIGAVVAIIGGFVYAELGARRPQAGGTYVYLREAFGTLPAFLYGWALFLIMATGAIAAVAMTGASYLATLLGWAPENARAIAIALIVMLTLLNVLGVNIGATTGNVLTVLKLSAIAILVVAALIMSPANALPVPTVAAAPLMPPQGLTATVVAMGAALVPVLFSFGGWQQTNAVAEELRDPARTLPRALILGVLIVAATYLLVNVAYLRALGVAGLAASTAPAADTMFVYLGPAGRTLITCGIVASTIGFLGMVILMSARVYQAMAADGLFFQSMAALHPVTRTPVVALVAQGAVALVLLLTGTYGQLLDYVVFADWIFFGSTAATLFVLRRRDAHRDGPALVQAPGHPVTTLIFIAAAIYVVLGSIISNPGNAARGAGLLALGVPVYLYWNGRRTASRPPATP, from the coding sequence ATGGATATACACGCGCCCCAGCCGGTCGGTTACGCGGCCCGCCTCGGCCTCTTCTCGGGCACCATGCTGGTGGTCGGCGGCATCATCGGCTCCGGTATCTTCCTGTCCCCGTCGGTGGTAGCCCAGCGAGTCGGCACGGCGCCGCTTACACTGGCCGCCTGGGGCATCGGTGCGGTCGTCGCCATCATCGGTGGCTTCGTGTACGCCGAACTGGGCGCCCGACGCCCGCAGGCGGGGGGCACCTACGTCTATCTGCGAGAGGCCTTCGGCACACTGCCGGCGTTTCTCTATGGCTGGGCGCTGTTCCTGATCATGGCAACCGGGGCTATCGCCGCCGTGGCGATGACCGGCGCCAGCTATCTGGCCACGCTACTGGGGTGGGCGCCGGAGAATGCACGCGCCATCGCCATCGCCTTGATCGTGATGTTGACGCTGCTGAACGTCTTGGGCGTGAACATCGGGGCCACTACCGGCAACGTGCTGACCGTGCTCAAGTTGTCGGCCATCGCGATCCTGGTGGTGGCAGCGCTGATCATGTCGCCGGCGAACGCGTTGCCGGTGCCCACGGTCGCCGCCGCGCCGTTGATGCCTCCGCAAGGCCTCACCGCCACGGTGGTGGCGATGGGCGCCGCGCTGGTTCCGGTGCTCTTCTCCTTCGGCGGGTGGCAGCAGACCAATGCCGTGGCCGAAGAGTTGCGCGATCCCGCGCGTACGTTGCCCCGTGCCCTGATTCTGGGCGTGCTCATCGTGGCCGCCACGTATCTGCTGGTGAACGTCGCCTATCTGCGTGCTCTTGGCGTCGCGGGACTTGCCGCCAGCACCGCGCCGGCCGCCGACACCATGTTCGTGTACCTCGGCCCGGCCGGGCGCACCCTGATCACGTGCGGCATCGTCGCGTCCACTATCGGCTTTCTGGGCATGGTGATACTCATGTCGGCCCGCGTGTATCAGGCGATGGCCGCCGACGGGCTGTTCTTTCAGAGCATGGCGGCGCTGCATCCCGTCACGCGCACGCCGGTGGTGGCGTTGGTGGCACAAGGTGCCGTCGCGCTGGTGCTGCTGCTGACGGGCACGTACGGCCAACTGCTGGACTACGTCGTGTTCGCCGACTGGATCTTCTTCGGCTCCACGGCTGCCACGTTGTTCGTGTTGCGGCGGCGTGACGCGCATCGCGACGGACCCGCGTTGGTGCAGGCGCCGGGACATCCGGTCACGACACTGATTTTCATTGCGGCTGCGATCTACGTCGTCCTCGGGTCGATCATCTCGAACCCCGGCAACGCGGCGCGCGGCGCCGGTCTGCTCGCGCTTGGCGTGCCGGTCTACCTTTACTGGAACGGGCGGCGTACGGCGTCGCGGCCGCCGGCCACCCCGTGA